One Paenibacillus riograndensis SBR5 DNA segment encodes these proteins:
- a CDS encoding futalosine hydrolase, with the protein MDVLDRQAAAADDTASGGAECSRVLIVTAVAAERDAVLRGLNGSVRFDVIAAGAGTAAAAAGTAAALAAGSYGCVISAGIGGGFPGRAPVGSLVVASEMTDAALGAETPEGFRSAAELGFGSVTVPAERGTVQALAAALAAAGLAVSTGPVLTVSTATGTAGTAAVLAARHPEAAAEAMEGHGVAVAAQRFRIAALELRAISNPVGPRDRAAWKINEALDALTAAAAILLEVL; encoded by the coding sequence ATGGATGTATTGGATAGACAAGCCGCTGCTGCGGATGATACAGCCTCCGGCGGCGCGGAATGCTCCCGCGTCCTCATCGTGACGGCGGTCGCAGCGGAGCGGGACGCAGTCCTGCGCGGCCTGAACGGCAGCGTCAGATTCGATGTGATTGCGGCGGGCGCCGGCACCGCCGCGGCTGCGGCGGGAACCGCCGCCGCTCTGGCAGCCGGGAGCTACGGCTGCGTCATCAGCGCCGGGATCGGCGGCGGCTTCCCGGGCCGTGCGCCCGTAGGCTCGCTGGTCGTCGCCAGCGAGATGACTGACGCGGCCCTCGGCGCAGAGACGCCGGAGGGCTTCCGCAGCGCTGCCGAGCTCGGCTTCGGCAGCGTGACCGTGCCGGCGGAGCGCGGCACGGTGCAGGCCCTTGCGGCCGCGCTGGCAGCGGCCGGGCTTGCGGTAAGCACGGGACCCGTGCTTACCGTGTCTACGGCGACCGGCACCGCCGGAACGGCCGCCGTGCTGGCCGCCCGCCACCCGGAGGCGGCGGCGGAGGCGATGGAAGGCCACGGGGTTGCCGTGGCCGCCCAGCGCTTCCGGATCGCGGCGCTGGAGCTGCGCGCGATCTCGAACCCGGTCGGCCCGCGCGACCGGGCCGCGTGGAAGATCAATGAAGCCTTAGACGCCCTCACAGCGGCTGCGGCTATTCTATTGGAGGTACTGTAA